Part of the Methanobacteriaceae archaeon genome, GTGGTTTCTCTTTTAAGTTTTTCCACCGATTCACTATTGCGTTTAATTGGATCCAAAAAAGAAAGCAGTGATAAAGTAACTGAAGACGAAATCAAACTCCTTATTAAGGAAGGTCTAAAAGCCGGAACTGTGGAAAAGGAAGAAGAAGATATTATTAAAAGAGTTTTTAGACTGGACCAGCAAAAAGTTGGCAGTTTGATGACACCCAAAACAGAGATCATATGGTTAGACCTGGATGATCCCTTAGAAGAAGCTGAAAAACAGATAATTGGTAGTGAACGATCTATTTTTCCAGTGGGTAAAGATGAATTAAACAATTTTTTAGGTGTTGTTCAGACTAAAGACATTCTAGGATCAATTTTAAATGGAGAAGAAATCAATATTGAGTCCAATTTAAAGGAACCTTTAGTTATACCAGAAACTCTGCCTATTTTAGATGTATTAAACCTTCTCAAAGAAAACAAAAACTACGTGCATATGGCCATGGTAGTGGACGAATATGGGAGTATAGAAGGTTTAATAACACTCAACGACATATTAGAAGCGTTGGTTGGAGATATACCCTCTTTAGATGAACCAAACGAACCTAAAGCCGTTCTTAGAAAGGATGGATCGTGGTTGGTAGATGGTTATTTATCAGCAGAAGAATTTAAGGAAGTGTTGAATATTGAAAAGCTTCCTGATGAGAATAAAGGTAATTTCAATACTATTGGTGGTTTTATAATGAGCTACACTGGTAAGGTACCAGATACTGGAGAAATATTCCAGTGGGAAAACATTGAATTTGAAATCGTAGATATGGATGGCCACCATATTGACAAAATATTGGTTAGAATTATTTAAATCACTATTTTTTTATTATTTTTTTTTGAATTAAAATTGATATTAATTCTTATTTTCAATAATTTATTGAGCAATAATATTAAGGATATTTGATAATAAATTGTATTGGTGAGAAAATAATGTCCAAAAACATATCTCTAGAAGAATACCAAGAATCATAACATAAAGTGGCCAAAGCAGACCGGGCCAGAAGTTTCTACATACATTTGGCCATTTATTTATCTATAAATGCTGTTTCAGCTATTATTAATCTTATATTCACTCCTAATTTTCTGTGGGTCATTTTTCCTATAACCTTCTGGGGCATGGGCGTAGTCTGGAATTATATATCCTCGTTTATTTTAGTTGACAAAAAGCTGCTGAAATTATCTTTAAGGGCTGAAAAAGAAGTCATGAAGAAAAATTAAATATTTTCTATTTTTATTTCATATTATTGAAATTTTTTTTGAAGTCAATATTGTTAATCCCTAACAATTAAAAAAAATATCAAATAATGCTAAAATCCCATTATTTTATAAATAAAAAGACTAAAACATATCGTAATAAATAAAAAAGGCATATGGTGCATTATTTTAACACATGCCTCTAAATCTCCAC contains:
- a CDS encoding 2TM domain-containing protein; this translates as MAKADRARSFYIHLAIYLSINAVSAIINLIFTPNFLWVIFPITFWGMGVVWNYISSFILVDKKLLKLSLRAEKEVMKKN
- a CDS encoding hemolysin family protein, whose product is MSNLFLEIFAIGMLILLNGMLAMSEIAVISSRKIKLQKMSQDGNKGADITLELLESPNQFLSAVQIGITLIGILAGAFGGATISIYLNNYLSGFSFLAPYSDTLSIIIVVLIITYFSLVVGELVPKRIGLNNPEKISVKIARPLLILSRITSPVVSLLSFSTDSLLRLIGSKKESSDKVTEDEIKLLIKEGLKAGTVEKEEEDIIKRVFRLDQQKVGSLMTPKTEIIWLDLDDPLEEAEKQIIGSERSIFPVGKDELNNFLGVVQTKDILGSILNGEEINIESNLKEPLVIPETLPILDVLNLLKENKNYVHMAMVVDEYGSIEGLITLNDILEALVGDIPSLDEPNEPKAVLRKDGSWLVDGYLSAEEFKEVLNIEKLPDENKGNFNTIGGFIMSYTGKVPDTGEIFQWENIEFEIVDMDGHHIDKILVRII